In Streptomyces sp. NBC_00091, the following proteins share a genomic window:
- a CDS encoding helix-turn-helix domain-containing protein — protein sequence MHVRDLLQSDTLGLTLLWGEEALLGQEISGVTATDLEDPGRFLGPGELVLSGLVWWADGDLGKADRFVSALAGAGATALLAGEETHGRVPQELVAACRAHRVPIVAVPGRTSFRAVTEAVYLRQWGDLSRRPARPFALPENVRGELSRLLEGGAEPAELLDRACAHLGKVDCYLLSASGRTVARTPSAPAIPAQRAAAPARGGLSLRVEADSSPYDAWQLHVPDADAAPPRVLHEIAEVLAQYREGRERRTTAAARAAGQALVGLLAGPAEPDPGALEEALAAAGLPPGGPYRVLAATSGPALAEALGHLEGVPWAAGESAAVLYEDPRGHVDVAAELRGLWPLLQACGGPEADLRLGAGAPAAGPEGLRASLSQARFALTAAEGELRVRAVEQLDTLAELLSGVPGEVRSVFGARTLGALGDGMLRETLEVFLANNCSWARTAEALHLHVNTVHYRMERVQVLTGRDLSRLDHKLDLYAALLCR from the coding sequence ATGCACGTCCGCGATCTGCTCCAGTCAGACACTCTCGGCCTCACCCTGCTCTGGGGCGAGGAAGCCCTTCTCGGCCAGGAGATCAGCGGGGTCACCGCCACCGACCTGGAGGACCCGGGCCGCTTCCTGGGCCCCGGCGAACTCGTCCTGAGCGGGCTGGTGTGGTGGGCGGACGGCGACCTCGGCAAGGCCGACCGCTTCGTCTCCGCGCTCGCCGGGGCCGGGGCCACCGCCCTGCTGGCCGGCGAGGAGACCCACGGGCGGGTGCCCCAGGAGCTGGTCGCCGCCTGCCGGGCCCACCGGGTGCCGATCGTGGCCGTACCGGGGCGGACCAGCTTCCGGGCCGTCACCGAGGCGGTGTACCTGCGGCAGTGGGGGGACCTCAGCCGCCGCCCGGCCCGGCCCTTCGCGCTCCCCGAGAACGTGCGCGGCGAGCTGAGCCGGCTGCTGGAGGGCGGGGCGGAGCCCGCCGAACTGCTGGACCGGGCGTGCGCGCACCTGGGCAAGGTGGACTGCTACCTGCTGAGCGCGAGCGGGCGCACGGTGGCCCGTACGCCCTCCGCCCCGGCGATACCCGCCCAGCGGGCGGCGGCCCCCGCGCGGGGCGGGCTGTCGCTGCGGGTCGAGGCCGACAGCTCCCCGTACGACGCCTGGCAGCTGCACGTCCCGGACGCGGACGCGGCGCCGCCGCGGGTACTGCACGAGATCGCCGAGGTGCTCGCCCAGTACCGCGAGGGGCGCGAGCGCCGGACCACCGCCGCCGCGCGGGCGGCCGGGCAGGCGCTGGTCGGGCTGCTGGCGGGGCCGGCGGAGCCCGATCCGGGGGCGCTGGAGGAGGCGCTGGCGGCGGCCGGACTGCCGCCGGGCGGGCCGTACCGGGTGCTGGCGGCCACCTCGGGGCCGGCGCTGGCGGAGGCCCTGGGGCACCTCGAAGGGGTCCCGTGGGCGGCCGGGGAGTCGGCGGCCGTGCTGTACGAGGACCCGCGCGGGCACGTGGACGTGGCGGCCGAGCTGCGCGGACTGTGGCCGCTGCTCCAGGCGTGCGGGGGTCCGGAGGCGGACCTGCGCCTGGGCGCGGGCGCCCCGGCGGCGGGACCGGAGGGCCTGCGGGCCTCCCTGAGCCAGGCCCGCTTCGCCCTGACGGCGGCGGAGGGGGAGCTGCGGGTACGGGCGGTCGAGCAGCTGGACACCCTGGCGGAGCTGCTGTCGGGGGTGCCCGGCGAGGTCCGCTCGGTCTTCGGGGCGCGGACGCTGGGCGCGCTGGGGGACGGGATGCTGCGGGAGACCCTGGAGGTCTTCCTGGCCAACAACTGCTCGTGGGCCCGTACGGCGGAGGCGCTCCACCTGCACGTGAACACCGTGCACTACCGGATGGAGCGGGTACAGGTCCTGACGGGCCGTGACCTCTCGCGCCTGGACCACAAGCTGGACCTGTACGCGGCGCTGCTCTGCCGCTAG
- a CDS encoding molybdopterin cofactor-binding domain-containing protein: MAATCTITELSRFGRTLEATAAPLIEQCCRAFLASFKIWNMATVGGNLCNGLPAGPMISLTGALDGTVLLQGQDGATRRLPVADFVRGAGVKDLRDGELLRSVRVPARALESRTAFRQASLYGLGRSGALVIGAHDPRDGSLAVTVTAATTRPFRFWFALPPTAAELRAAIDGAVRPGGRSVTTVEGLAKPGGELHPAQQQFLDAQGFQCGFCTAGFLMTTAALQAEQGTAHDDGKLADLPRAFKGNICRCTGYRAIEDAVRGVKHTEDPEAGQAVGRSLGAPAGPQVVTGTARYTFDVEVPGLLHMKLLRSPHPHARIVAIDTRDALQVPGVHAVLTHHDAPERLYSSARHEHPTEDPMDTRVLDDVVRFVGQRVAAVVADSEQAAEEGCRRVVVTYEELPYVIDPEEAMLPGAPVIHPKGPESGISRAGNNVCGEVHNTLGDMEKGYAEADVVYEETFQTQRVQHASLETHGSVAYFEPKEDGSPGERITVRSSTQAPFLTRRALCALYDLGEDEVRVVAGRVGGGFGGKQEMLTEDIVVLAALKLHRPVKLEFTRAEQFYGATTRHPFKITIKVGAKADGTLTALRIRVLSNTGAYGNHGPAVMFHSVGESFAVYKAPNKEVEAYSVYTNGVPAGAFRGYGLGQVLFALESVMDELAVRLGMDPLVLREKNVIGPGDHMVTPIGHEEDLFIASYGMKQCMDVVRKAIAEDRSHEQVPEGWLTGTGTAVAMIATGPPGGHFADARVSLLSDGTYDIAVGTAEFGNGTTTVHKQITAGALNTTVDRIAIRQSDTDVVRHDTGAFGSAGTVVAGKAVMLAAGSLAERLRTFAARHTGVARHLCTLQAEAFDCAGRVVTLKELYEASHAAGEDLSAEGHWGGSPRSVAFNAQWFRIAVDPGTGEMRILRSVHAADAGKVMNPMQCRGQVEGGVAQALGTTLFETVRVDERGEVTTAAFRRYRLPQYADVPRTEVHFMETSDAIGPLGAKSMSESPFNPVAPAFANALRDATGIRFTEMPVTRDVVWRKINQKVRG, encoded by the coding sequence ATCGCCGCCACCTGCACCATCACCGAGCTGTCCCGCTTCGGCCGGACCCTGGAGGCCACCGCCGCCCCGCTGATCGAGCAGTGCTGCCGCGCCTTCCTCGCGAGCTTCAAGATCTGGAACATGGCCACCGTCGGCGGGAACCTCTGCAACGGCCTCCCGGCCGGCCCGATGATCTCCCTGACCGGCGCCCTCGACGGCACCGTCCTCCTCCAGGGCCAGGACGGCGCCACCCGCCGCCTGCCCGTCGCCGACTTCGTCCGCGGCGCCGGGGTCAAGGACCTGCGCGACGGGGAGCTGCTGCGCTCCGTGCGCGTCCCGGCCCGCGCGCTGGAGTCCCGTACGGCCTTCCGGCAGGCCTCGCTGTACGGACTCGGCCGCTCCGGCGCCCTCGTGATCGGCGCCCACGACCCCCGCGACGGCTCCCTCGCCGTCACCGTCACCGCGGCCACCACCCGCCCGTTCCGCTTCTGGTTCGCGCTGCCGCCCACCGCCGCCGAGCTGCGCGCGGCGATCGACGGGGCCGTACGCCCCGGGGGCCGCTCCGTCACCACCGTCGAGGGCCTCGCCAAGCCCGGCGGCGAACTCCACCCGGCGCAGCAGCAGTTCCTCGACGCCCAGGGCTTCCAGTGCGGCTTCTGCACGGCCGGCTTCCTGATGACCACCGCCGCCCTCCAGGCCGAGCAGGGCACCGCCCACGACGACGGCAAGCTGGCCGACCTCCCGCGCGCCTTCAAGGGCAACATCTGCCGCTGTACGGGCTACCGCGCCATCGAGGACGCCGTCCGCGGGGTGAAGCACACCGAGGACCCGGAGGCCGGCCAGGCCGTCGGCCGGTCCCTGGGCGCCCCTGCCGGACCGCAGGTGGTCACCGGCACCGCCCGCTACACCTTCGACGTCGAGGTGCCCGGGCTGCTCCACATGAAGCTGCTGCGCTCCCCGCACCCGCACGCCCGCATCGTCGCCATCGACACCCGCGACGCCCTCCAGGTCCCGGGCGTCCACGCCGTCCTCACCCACCACGACGCCCCCGAGCGGCTCTACTCCAGCGCCCGCCACGAGCACCCCACCGAGGACCCGATGGACACCCGGGTCCTGGACGACGTGGTCCGCTTCGTCGGGCAGCGCGTGGCGGCGGTCGTCGCCGACAGCGAGCAGGCCGCCGAGGAGGGCTGCCGGCGCGTGGTCGTCACGTACGAGGAACTCCCGTACGTGATCGACCCCGAGGAGGCCATGCTCCCTGGCGCCCCCGTGATCCACCCCAAGGGCCCGGAGTCGGGCATCTCCCGCGCCGGGAACAACGTGTGCGGCGAGGTCCACAACACCCTCGGCGACATGGAGAAGGGGTACGCGGAGGCGGACGTCGTCTACGAAGAGACCTTCCAGACCCAGCGCGTCCAGCACGCCAGCCTGGAGACCCACGGCAGCGTCGCCTACTTCGAGCCCAAGGAGGACGGCTCCCCCGGCGAGCGCATCACCGTCCGCTCCTCCACCCAGGCGCCGTTCCTGACCCGGCGGGCCCTGTGCGCCCTCTACGACCTGGGCGAGGACGAGGTCCGCGTCGTCGCGGGCCGCGTGGGCGGCGGGTTCGGCGGCAAGCAGGAGATGCTCACCGAGGACATCGTGGTCCTCGCCGCCCTGAAGCTGCACCGCCCGGTGAAACTCGAATTCACCCGGGCCGAGCAGTTCTACGGTGCCACCACCCGCCACCCCTTCAAGATCACCATCAAGGTCGGCGCCAAGGCCGACGGCACCCTCACCGCGCTGCGCATCCGCGTGCTCTCCAACACCGGCGCCTACGGCAACCACGGCCCGGCCGTCATGTTCCACAGCGTCGGCGAGTCCTTCGCCGTCTACAAGGCGCCGAACAAGGAGGTGGAGGCGTACTCCGTCTACACCAACGGCGTCCCGGCGGGCGCCTTCCGCGGCTACGGACTGGGCCAGGTCCTCTTCGCCCTCGAATCCGTGATGGACGAGCTCGCCGTCCGGCTCGGCATGGACCCGCTCGTCCTGCGCGAGAAGAACGTCATCGGCCCCGGCGACCACATGGTGACCCCGATCGGCCACGAAGAGGACCTCTTCATCGCCTCGTACGGGATGAAGCAGTGCATGGACGTCGTCCGCAAGGCCATCGCCGAGGACCGCAGCCACGAGCAGGTCCCCGAGGGCTGGCTCACCGGCACGGGCACGGCGGTCGCGATGATCGCGACCGGCCCCCCGGGCGGCCACTTCGCCGACGCCCGCGTCAGCCTGCTCTCCGACGGCACGTACGACATCGCGGTGGGCACGGCCGAGTTCGGCAACGGCACCACCACCGTCCACAAACAGATCACCGCCGGGGCCCTGAACACCACGGTCGACCGGATCGCCATCCGCCAGTCCGACACCGACGTCGTCCGCCACGACACCGGCGCCTTCGGCTCGGCCGGCACGGTCGTGGCGGGCAAGGCCGTGATGCTGGCGGCGGGCTCCCTCGCGGAACGCCTCCGGACCTTCGCGGCCCGCCACACGGGCGTGGCCCGCCACCTGTGCACGCTCCAGGCCGAGGCCTTCGACTGCGCGGGCCGCGTCGTCACCCTGAAAGAGCTGTACGAGGCCTCACACGCGGCGGGGGAGGACCTGTCGGCGGAGGGCCACTGGGGCGGCTCCCCCCGCTCCGTGGCCTTCAACGCCCAGTGGTTCCGTATCGCCGTGGACCCTGGCACGGGCGAGATGAGGATCCTGCGCAGCGTGCACGCGGCGGACGCGGGCAAGGTCATGAACCCGATGCAGTGCCGCGGCCAGGTCGAGGGCGGAGTCGCCCAAGCCCTCGGCACCACCCTCTTCGAGACCGTACGGGTCGACGAGCGCGGGGAGGTCACCACGGCCGCCTTCCGCCGCTACCGCCTCCCCCAGTACGCGGACGTCCCGCGTACGGAGGTGCACTTCATGGAGACCTCCGACGCGATCGGCCCGCTGGGCGCCAAGTCGATGAGCGAGAGCCCCTTCAACCCCGTGGCCCCGGCCTTCGCCAACGCCCTGCGGGACGCGACGGGGATCCGCTTCACGGAGATGCCGGTGACCCGTGACGTGGTCTGGCGGAAAATCAACCAGAAAGTGCGAGGCTGA
- a CDS encoding serine hydrolase yields the protein MDLQEAVDALVASGEETGLQVAAYRHGRPLVEAYAGVPGPGALVHGFSIGKGCTATLVHLLAERGLLAYEDPVARYWPEFGAHGKAGITLRHALTHTAGIPQLPRSLTVPELCDWEHMCGIVAAARPLWEPGGASGYHGWTFGWILGETVRRVTGLTPGQALREFVAEPLGIADELYFGLPESALPRVAPLVEGGWEAYLAGLPYGAPFTRLIAPNRSLWTTAALANRPGYLLADLPACGTVTARAAARMYAALLGEVDGVRLLPPERVAEVAATAVDGEDLMLRRHHLKGLGYFLGLPPAGGAAAAFGHHGSGGAIAFADRERGLAFALTRTRLVHPANGTATRLADLVRALRD from the coding sequence GTGGATCTTCAGGAAGCCGTTGACGCGCTGGTCGCCTCCGGCGAGGAGACCGGCCTCCAGGTCGCCGCCTACCGCCACGGCCGGCCGCTCGTGGAGGCGTACGCGGGCGTGCCCGGGCCCGGGGCGCTCGTCCACGGCTTCTCCATCGGCAAGGGCTGTACGGCGACCCTGGTGCACCTGCTCGCCGAGCGCGGCCTGCTCGCGTACGAGGACCCGGTCGCCCGGTACTGGCCCGAGTTCGGGGCGCACGGCAAGGCGGGGATCACCCTCCGCCACGCGCTCACGCACACCGCCGGGATCCCCCAGCTCCCCCGCTCCCTCACGGTCCCCGAGCTGTGCGACTGGGAGCACATGTGCGGGATCGTCGCCGCCGCCCGGCCGCTGTGGGAGCCGGGCGGCGCCAGCGGGTACCACGGCTGGACCTTCGGCTGGATCCTCGGGGAGACCGTCCGCCGGGTCACCGGGCTCACCCCGGGCCAGGCCCTGCGGGAGTTCGTCGCCGAGCCCCTCGGGATCGCCGACGAGCTGTACTTCGGGCTGCCGGAGTCCGCGCTGCCCCGGGTCGCGCCGCTGGTGGAGGGCGGCTGGGAGGCGTACCTGGCCGGGCTCCCGTACGGCGCCCCCTTCACCCGGCTCATCGCCCCGAACCGCAGCCTGTGGACCACGGCCGCCCTCGCCAACCGGCCCGGCTACCTGCTGGCCGACCTGCCCGCCTGCGGCACCGTGACCGCCCGCGCCGCCGCCCGGATGTACGCGGCGCTGCTCGGGGAGGTGGACGGGGTCCGGCTGCTGCCGCCGGAGCGGGTCGCCGAGGTGGCGGCGACGGCGGTGGACGGTGAGGACCTGATGCTGCGCAGGCACCACCTGAAGGGGCTCGGCTACTTCCTGGGCCTGCCCCCGGCCGGCGGCGCGGCGGCCGCCTTCGGGCACCACGGCAGCGGCGGGGCCATCGCCTTCGCCGACCGGGAGCGCGGCCTGGCCTTCGCCCTCACCCGCACCCGCCTGGTCCACCCGGCGAACGGGACGGCCACCCGCCTGGCGGACCTGGTCCGCGCGCTGCGGGACTGA
- a CDS encoding molybdopterin-binding protein, producing MSLSIRNQIAGTVTAIATGEAMTTVKVRLEGGQDITAAITTDAAKELGLAAGSSVKALVKATEVALATGPVKGLSIRNQIAGTVVDVAAGPAMASVKVDVNGGGLTAAITADAVEALGLAAGSSVVALIKATEVSLQAA from the coding sequence ATGAGCCTGTCCATCCGCAACCAGATCGCCGGCACCGTCACCGCCATCGCCACCGGTGAGGCGATGACGACGGTCAAGGTCCGTCTCGAAGGCGGCCAGGACATCACCGCCGCCATCACCACCGACGCCGCCAAGGAGCTGGGCCTCGCCGCCGGTTCCTCGGTGAAGGCCCTGGTCAAGGCCACCGAGGTGGCCCTGGCCACCGGTCCCGTCAAGGGGCTGTCCATCCGTAACCAGATCGCCGGGACCGTCGTCGACGTGGCCGCCGGCCCGGCCATGGCTTCCGTCAAGGTCGACGTGAACGGCGGCGGGCTGACCGCCGCGATCACCGCCGACGCCGTCGAGGCGCTCGGCCTGGCCGCCGGTTCCTCCGTCGTCGCGCTGATCAAGGCGACCGAGGTCTCCCTCCAGGCCGCGTAA
- a CDS encoding DUF397 domain-containing protein, whose amino-acid sequence MVGELDWFKSSYSSSSDINDCVEVASTPGTVHVRDSKGIGPQLAVSDTAWAGFVAYASRS is encoded by the coding sequence ATGGTTGGCGAACTGGACTGGTTCAAGAGCAGCTACAGCAGTAGCAGCGACATCAACGACTGCGTCGAGGTGGCGTCCACCCCCGGGACGGTCCACGTCCGGGACTCCAAGGGCATCGGCCCGCAACTCGCGGTCAGCGACACCGCGTGGGCGGGCTTCGTCGCGTACGCCTCGCGGAGCTGA
- a CDS encoding DUF397 domain-containing protein — translation MIHPSELDWFKSSYSDSNEIGDCVEVASTPGTVHVRDSKSVPGPQLGFTPEAWAGFIEYAAEV, via the coding sequence ATGATCCACCCTTCCGAACTGGACTGGTTCAAGAGCAGCTACAGCGACAGCAACGAGATCGGCGATTGCGTCGAGGTGGCGTCCACCCCTGGCACGGTTCACGTCCGGGACTCGAAGAGCGTCCCCGGCCCGCAGCTTGGCTTCACGCCCGAGGCTTGGGCTGGCTTCATCGAATACGCCGCGGAGGTCTAG
- a CDS encoding helix-turn-helix transcriptional regulator — MDSDGTEEHSWAVDPEDAQGVAVVAALGRQMRARREALGMRVAELATRIGYGEDLIYKVEGGKRIAKPEYLDRVDEALRAGGLIKAMREDLVGVRYPKEVRALAKMEAKAIEIGGYRTHNIHGLLQTEAYARALFDMRQPTHAVEEIERNVVGRLARRSVFERDPAPAITIVQEEASLRRPLGGTMVWRAQLERILEIAELRNAVVQVMPLDCEVHAGMAGGIELLKFPDGTAVGRSEGAFYGRPISDRKQLQVLELRYGMIRSQALTPRESRVFIEHLLGET, encoded by the coding sequence ATGGACAGCGATGGCACGGAAGAGCACAGCTGGGCCGTTGACCCCGAGGATGCGCAGGGTGTGGCGGTGGTTGCCGCGCTCGGCAGGCAGATGCGGGCACGTCGGGAAGCGCTGGGCATGAGGGTGGCCGAGCTGGCGACCCGCATTGGCTACGGCGAGGACCTGATCTACAAGGTCGAGGGCGGCAAACGGATCGCGAAGCCCGAGTACCTGGACAGGGTGGATGAGGCGCTGCGGGCCGGTGGCCTGATCAAGGCGATGCGGGAGGACCTGGTGGGCGTGCGGTACCCCAAGGAAGTCCGCGCCTTGGCCAAGATGGAGGCCAAGGCGATTGAGATCGGCGGCTATCGCACGCACAACATTCACGGGCTGCTCCAGACGGAGGCCTACGCGCGGGCCTTGTTCGACATGAGGCAGCCGACCCATGCGGTGGAGGAGATAGAGCGTAACGTCGTGGGCCGACTGGCCCGGCGGTCCGTCTTCGAACGCGACCCTGCACCGGCCATCACCATCGTCCAGGAGGAGGCCTCGCTTCGGCGGCCCCTCGGGGGCACAATGGTTTGGCGGGCGCAGCTCGAACGGATCCTGGAAATCGCCGAGTTGCGCAACGCAGTTGTGCAGGTGATGCCGCTGGACTGCGAGGTCCACGCCGGCATGGCGGGCGGCATCGAGCTGCTGAAGTTCCCGGACGGTACGGCGGTTGGGCGCTCGGAGGGAGCCTTTTACGGGCGTCCCATTTCCGACCGCAAGCAGCTCCAGGTGCTGGAACTCCGGTATGGGATGATCCGATCCCAGGCTCTGACGCCAAGGGAGTCTCGGGTCTTCATCGAGCACTTGCTGGGAGAGACATGA
- a CDS encoding ATP-binding protein, whose protein sequence is MNPPLRYTVQLSATPRAARLARLLTVEQLRAWGLPFENAAQVVAELCANAVTHGRVPGRDFHLELSVTDARRVRIEVADTRADRLPGEPGRGLTIVGALSERWGSTRGPAPRKTVWAELNS, encoded by the coding sequence GTGAATCCTCCACTCCGGTACACCGTCCAGCTGTCCGCCACCCCCCGCGCGGCCCGCCTCGCCCGCCTGCTCACCGTCGAGCAACTCCGCGCCTGGGGGCTCCCCTTCGAGAACGCCGCCCAGGTCGTCGCCGAGCTGTGCGCCAACGCCGTCACCCACGGCCGGGTTCCCGGGCGGGACTTCCACCTGGAACTCAGCGTCACCGACGCCCGCCGCGTGCGGATCGAGGTGGCGGACACCCGGGCCGACCGGCTGCCCGGTGAGCCCGGCCGGGGGCTGACGATCGTCGGAGCCCTGTCCGAGCGCTGGGGCAGCACCCGTGGGCCCGCCCCCCGGAAGACGGTCTGGGCGGAGCTCAACTCCTAG
- a CDS encoding phage tail sheath subtilisin-like domain-containing protein: MPNPNPPGVFVKELPGGVRLIAGASTSVPAFLGYTKASAKDDPKATTQPFTEAEREVPQKIRSWQEFAARYSVKGITEELAEATEPATIHVLERCLPLAEAVHGFFANGGSACYVVGFTSPQTAVSPEALTGDAGARTGLAGLETVPEVSMVAVPSLWDMTANVSEEKETPAPDQAEGLSRMAEVLKHCTEQRDRLAILDPPPGQNPGEAVTFAGKLDSPDSDAAAFTTLYYPWLKVAGVDTVERTVPPCGHVAGVWARTDAERGVFKAPANQNLRGALSLETALTDDQHGELNEKGVNCLRAFPDRGLLVWGARTRSTASDWRYLNVRRLVSFFSDSIHESTTWAVFEPNDERLRATLRHSVGSFLTDQWRQGALMGRTSEEAFYVICDDTNNPTETMDEGKVICDIGIAPVRPAEFIHFTITQTAGQVGGTT; encoded by the coding sequence ATGCCCAACCCGAACCCGCCAGGGGTCTTCGTAAAAGAACTGCCCGGCGGAGTGCGCCTGATCGCCGGGGCAAGCACGTCCGTCCCGGCGTTCCTCGGCTACACGAAGGCCTCCGCCAAGGACGATCCGAAGGCGACGACGCAGCCGTTCACCGAGGCGGAGCGCGAGGTCCCGCAGAAGATCCGCAGCTGGCAGGAGTTCGCGGCCCGCTACAGCGTGAAGGGGATCACCGAGGAGCTCGCGGAGGCCACCGAGCCGGCCACGATTCACGTGCTGGAACGGTGCCTCCCCCTGGCCGAAGCCGTCCACGGATTCTTCGCCAATGGCGGGAGCGCCTGCTACGTGGTGGGCTTCACCAGCCCGCAGACCGCCGTTTCTCCCGAGGCCCTCACGGGAGACGCGGGGGCCCGTACGGGCCTCGCCGGCCTGGAGACGGTTCCCGAGGTCTCCATGGTTGCCGTGCCCAGCCTCTGGGACATGACCGCGAACGTCTCCGAAGAGAAGGAGACCCCTGCGCCCGACCAGGCCGAGGGCCTGAGCCGGATGGCCGAGGTGCTGAAGCACTGCACCGAGCAGCGCGACCGCCTGGCGATCCTGGACCCGCCTCCGGGCCAGAACCCGGGGGAGGCGGTGACCTTCGCCGGGAAGCTCGACTCGCCCGACTCGGACGCCGCCGCCTTCACCACCCTGTACTACCCGTGGCTCAAGGTGGCGGGTGTCGACACTGTCGAGCGCACCGTGCCGCCGTGCGGTCACGTGGCGGGAGTCTGGGCCCGCACCGACGCCGAACGCGGTGTCTTCAAGGCCCCCGCCAACCAGAACCTCCGCGGCGCCCTGTCGCTCGAAACCGCCCTCACGGACGATCAGCACGGCGAGCTGAACGAGAAGGGCGTCAACTGCCTGCGGGCCTTCCCGGACCGGGGCTTGCTCGTGTGGGGCGCCCGCACCAGGTCGACCGCCAGCGACTGGCGGTACCTCAACGTCCGCCGCCTGGTGTCCTTCTTCTCCGACTCCATCCACGAGTCAACGACCTGGGCGGTCTTCGAGCCCAACGACGAACGGCTGCGAGCGACGCTGCGGCACTCGGTCGGCTCGTTCCTCACCGATCAGTGGCGACAGGGCGCGCTCATGGGCCGTACGTCCGAAGAGGCGTTCTACGTGATCTGCGACGACACCAACAACCCAACCGAGACCATGGACGAGGGAAAGGTCATCTGCGACATCGGCATCGCGCCCGTGCGCCCCGCCGAGTTCATCCATTTCACGATCACCCAGACCGCCGGGCAGGTCGGCGGCACCACCTGA
- a CDS encoding helix-turn-helix domain-containing protein: MALTHPSAPASVPYGVHHSNVRHTTRYTVIGNHLIQNPQLTLTARGLGAYIQSLPPGTRVGIKELARRVPEGEIRIASALRELEAHGYLKRLREQLPDGRIVTRTVSYNHPKAAAMARPTPPPPPEPDPDPVPEPEPVPEPEPEPAPVPEPAPEPEPAPEPEPEPEPAPEAEPAPEATTAEPSPARRAAMSLLAELRRTDHRLLLGRRDIERLADGVEVWMRRGATKEAVTTVLTANIPHPLRNPAGLIAHRLAEQEPPALEPLFRRAAYVPPDPFQTCDKCDLAFRSPTPGSCRDCAEEQALLGGTP, translated from the coding sequence ATGGCTCTCACGCACCCTAGCGCGCCCGCGAGCGTGCCGTACGGCGTTCATCACTCCAACGTCCGTCACACGACGCGGTACACCGTCATCGGGAACCACCTGATCCAGAACCCCCAGCTGACACTGACCGCCCGCGGCCTGGGTGCGTACATCCAGTCGCTGCCTCCCGGAACGCGCGTCGGCATCAAAGAGCTGGCCAGGCGGGTGCCCGAGGGGGAGATCCGGATCGCGTCGGCACTGCGCGAGCTGGAGGCGCACGGGTACCTGAAGCGCCTCCGGGAGCAGCTCCCCGACGGGCGGATCGTCACCCGTACGGTGTCCTACAACCACCCCAAGGCCGCCGCCATGGCCCGCCCGACGCCACCCCCGCCGCCGGAGCCGGACCCGGACCCGGTTCCGGAGCCCGAACCGGTTCCGGAGCCCGAACCGGAGCCCGCCCCGGTCCCCGAGCCCGCCCCGGAGCCGGAGCCCGCACCTGAGCCGGAGCCGGAGCCGGAACCCGCACCCGAGGCGGAGCCCGCACCCGAGGCCACGACGGCAGAACCCTCCCCCGCCCGCCGGGCGGCCATGTCCCTGCTCGCCGAGCTGCGCCGGACGGACCACCGGCTGCTGCTCGGCCGGCGGGACATCGAGCGCCTCGCCGACGGGGTCGAGGTCTGGATGCGGCGCGGCGCCACCAAAGAGGCGGTGACGACCGTACTGACGGCGAACATCCCCCACCCGCTGCGCAACCCGGCGGGCCTGATCGCCCACCGCCTCGCCGAACAGGAACCCCCGGCCCTGGAACCCCTGTTCCGCAGAGCCGCGTACGTCCCGCCCGACCCCTTCCAGACCTGCGACAAATGCGACCTGGCCTTCCGCAGCCCCACCCCCGGCAGCTGCCGGGACTGCGCCGAGGAACAGGCCCTGCTAGGCGGCACGCCGTAG